Genomic DNA from Dethiosulfovibrio faecalis:
GGTAAACCCCATAGTGTCCAACGACCCGGAAGACGGAGCTCCCGTCATATGGGAGACCAACCCGACCTACTATAACCTCATGGGAAAGGTCGAGTACGAAAGCCGCCAGGGATATCTCTATACCGACTTCAACAAAATAGTGGCAGGAGCCATACTCAAGGCCAACGGAGGATTTCTCGTTTTGGACGTGGACCTGCTTTTGAGAAACTTCATGTCCTACGAGGGACTCAAGAGGGTTTTGAGAACAGGAACCCTCCACATAGAGAACCTGGGCGAACAGTACGGCGCCGTTCCCATGTCGTCCCTCCGTCCGGAGGGAGTGGACATATCGGTCAAGGTCGTGTTGGTCGGTACCCACTATCTGTACCATCTGCTTCAGTACTACGATCCAGAGTTCCGCAAGATGTTCAAACTTCGGGCGGAGTTCACCTCCGACATGGAGAGGACCGCCTGTACCGAGCACCAGATGGCCCAATTCATAACCACGGTCGTCAAAAGAGAGAAGGGGCCTCATTTCACCGCCGAGGCGGTCGCACAGGTCATAGATTGGTCGGCCCGCCTCTCCGGGGATAAGGACCGCCTGTCCATACAGTTCAACCGGATAATAGAGGTCATAGTGGAGGCCATAACATGGGCCAAGCTGGACAAGGCTGAGCTTGTCTCCAGGAGCCACGTGAGAAAGGCGATAGAGGAAACCCGCTATCGAGCCAGTTTGGTGGAGGAGCGGATCCGTCGTGCCTTCGTGGACGGGGTCATAAGGATAGACACCGAGGGAGAGGCGATCGGACAGATAAACGGACTGGCCGTCATAGACCTCGGAGACTATGCCTTCGGACATCCCGCCAGGATAACCGCCAACACATACATGGGCAAGGAGGGAGTGGTCAACATCGAGAGGGAGACCGCCATGGCCGGCCCCATCCACAACAAAGGTCACCTCACCTTGAACAGCTATCTCGGCATGAAATACGCCCAGGATATGCCCCTGACCCTGTCGGCCAGCATATCCTTCGAGCAGAATTACGGAGGCATAGAGGGAGATAGCGCATCCTCCACCGAGCTCTACAGCCTTTTATCCTCTTTGGCGGAGGTCCCTATAGATCAGTCCATAGCCGTCACCGGATCGGTGGACCAGTTCGGAAACATCCAGCCGATAGGAGGGGTAAACGAGAAGGTGGAGGGGTTTTTCTCCTATTGCAAGGAGAGAGGGCTCACCGGCTCCCAGGGAGTGATAATACCCCATCAGAACGAACGGCATCTCATGTTGAACGAGGAGGTCGTAGAGGCCATAGAGGACGGGCTGTTCCACGTCTGGAAGGTGCACTCGGTGGACGAGGGAATAGAGGTGCTCACTGGGATACCTGCAGGAAATCCCAACAAGAGGGGCAATTATCCCAAAAACTCCATACACGGTAAGGTCAAGGCCAAGCTCAAGAAGTGGATGAAGGACGCCGCCAGAATACACAAGGAAATGTCCGGAACGGCGGATAAATCGGTAAAAGCCAAGAAGAATAAGGTGGAGGAACAGCTACTGTGAGCAGACTTCTGTCCGAGGTGGGGGGCGGGTTACTCAGCTCGTTTTCTTCAGTCGGGGACGATCTTCTATCGGTGCTCGATGTGCTGGAGGAACTGTGGGGTCAGGAAAAGAACCCCATGGTCTCCGCCTTCGACGATCCCCTGGACGGGCTGATGTTGACAATCCTGTCTCAGAACACGAACGACAACAACAGAGACAGGGCCTTCGATAAATTGAAGGCCCTGTATCCCCTTTGGGAGGACGTCGCGGCGGTCACCCCCGACGAACTGGCCGACGCCATAAGGGTCGCCGGCATCGCCAACGTCAAGGCCGCTCGAATGCTGGACGTGCTGAAGATAATCCACGACGAGCTTGGCGAATACGGTCTGACGAGGCTGAAAGAGCGGGAACCGGACGGCGTAAGGGCCTTTCTCGAGGGTCTTCCAGGCGTCGGCCCTAAGACCGCTGCCTGCGTCCTGGTCTTCGATATGGACATCCCCGCCTTCCCCGTGGACACCCATGTCGCCAGGTTCTGCCGTCGGATGGAGTGGGTTGCCCCCTCGGCTAATCCGGTAAGGATACAGGAATATATGGAGAAAATCGTCCCGGACGAGCGAAAGAAAGGCGCCCACCTCAACATCATCAGTCACGGTAAATCCATCTGTAAGGCTAGGAAACCGATCTGTTCGAGATGTCCTCTGGCGGATTCCTGTCCATCCTCGGAAACGGGGAGATAAAGTCCTTTCAGGAAAAGGAGTGTATGAGTTGGAATCGTTTAAAAACGTCAAACTCGGGGATCTTCTTATAAAGTCCAACGTCCTCACGGAAAAACAGCTCGAATCCGCTTTGGAGGAACAGAAGCAGACCGGCATGAGACTGGGAGAGATCCTCCTGAAAAACGGCAGACTGTCGGAATTTCAACTGGTGGAGGCTTTGTCTAAACAGCTTCATCTTCCGATGGTGTCCACCTCCAGATATCGTCCTATGCCGGAGGCCCTTCGGCTGATACCTCAGAACGCGGCGGAGAGGCTTCGTGTCATTCCTCTTACTATAACCGACGACGGAAACCTCATGGTGGCCACAGCCGATCCTCTGGATCTAGTGGCGGCCGACGAACTCAGGATGATATCCGGCAAGGAGATATCCTTCGGACTCTGTCCTGGTTCTCAGATACTCAGGGATCTTGGAAGGATATACACTATGCAGGAATCCCTGGACGACGCCGAGATAGAGGTGGTCGACTCCAGCTCGGAGGGCAGAGAGCTGGATCTGGGGATCGCGATCAGGGATGGTGCGGCGGCCGACGATGCCCCGGTAATAAAAATCGTCAACAACATACTGGAGCAGGGGGTCAGAGAAGGGGCCTCGGATATACACATAGAGCCTATGGAAAAAAGCACCCAGGTCCGTTTTCGCGTCGACGGACAGCTTTTCAACGCTTTGGACTTCTCCAGAGGGCTCCACCCCGCAGTGACGTCCAGAATAAAGATAATGGGTAATATAGATATATCGGAGAAGAGGAAACCTCAGGACGGAAGGATTCTGATAAGAGTCCTGGACAGAAAGGTGGACCTCCGAGTGTCCACCTTGCCCACCATCTATGGGGAGAAAACGGTCATAAGGGTCCTGGACCAGAGCAACGCAATGGTGGGTCTGGAAAAACTCGGATTCGACCAGGAGGATCGGGACAGGCTGGATCGGCTTCTAAAGATTCCCTACGGGATAATCCTCGTGACCGGTCCCACCGGAAGCGGAAAATCCACAACGCTGTACTCCTTTTTGGAGAGGATAAACAACCCCGACGTCAACATAGTGACCATCGAGGACCCGGTGGAGTACTCCATAAACGGCATAAGCCAGGTACAGGTCAGCGAAAAGGCGGGCCGAACCTTCAGCTCCGTGCTCAGAGCCATCCTGAGACAGGACCCGGACAAGATAATGGTCGGAGAGATAAGGGACGGCGAAACGGCCAATCTCGCCATAAGGGCAGCCTTGACGGGCCACCTGGTTCTGTCTACCTTGCACACCAACGACGCCACCAGTGCCCCTATTCGTCTGGAGGACATGGGGGTTCCTCCCTTTTTGGTCGCGTCCTCTCTCATCGCCGTCATAGCTCAGAGACTTGTTCGGCGCCTCTGCGAAAACTGCAAGGAAAGATACGTCATCCCCGACATTCTCTGTTCCGAACTGGGTATTCCTCAAGGATCGGAGGCCTATCGACCCCAGGGATGCGACGCCTGTCGGGGAACCGGTTATTCCGGCAGGACCTCCCTGTTCGAGATAATGGAGCTGGACGATTCCATAAAGGACGGGATCATAGACCAGGATACCGCCTCTAAAATACGAACCAAGGCTGTCAAGATGGGCATGAGAACACTCCGTGAAGCTGGCGTTTCCAAAGTCTTGGAGGGCGTCACCAGCATGGAGGAGATGATGAACGTCACGATCTAGGGGGAGATGTCATGTCCTTGTCCGTCAGAATCCACGATCTGCTGGGAGAGGTTGTAAAGAAGAGGTCCAGCGATCTTCATCTGAGCGTAGGGAACCGTCCGATAATGAGGATCGACGGGTGCCTTGTAAAGGTCTCCAACGTGGGTGTCGTAGAGGAGGACGATATGGAGACTATCCTGTCGGACGTCCTGTCCGAGGATCAGCGTGAGACCTTTTTCGAGAAGAAAGAGATGGATTTCGGCTTTTCTTTCAAAAGAGACGACCTGGAGGCCCGGTTCAGAGGAAACTGTTTCTACGAGCTGGGCAATCCCGCCATGGCCCTCAGGCTTATCCCTACGGACATAAGGACATTGGATCAACTTTTGTTGCCTCAGGCTCTCGAG
This window encodes:
- a CDS encoding Lon protease family protein, which translates into the protein MSLKELLRLDPEAVRRTTDPSSLDCSSTEEVDCLTGFIGQERAVRSMEFGLSVNSKGYNIFVVGNSGSGRTTYALDSLRKKAKEMDVPDDLVYAYNFDNPGEPVALFLPAGQGKAMESAFENLIDELKSVINKAFEKGHYEDTKAQEVKAFQEEVNEKMEEVKAWAWERGFSVKRTPQGFVNIPLTDDVDEEGNSTRREIQPEEFEALSEDRQKELQKESEEISQKTLGVLRDIRDKEKDLKKKISELESEICRNAIQPAIDDVRERFGVNDKVLGWIDAYTSSVIDNFGVFVASARDDNTEVDFSVYQVNPIVSNDPEDGAPVIWETNPTYYNLMGKVEYESRQGYLYTDFNKIVAGAILKANGGFLVLDVDLLLRNFMSYEGLKRVLRTGTLHIENLGEQYGAVPMSSLRPEGVDISVKVVLVGTHYLYHLLQYYDPEFRKMFKLRAEFTSDMERTACTEHQMAQFITTVVKREKGPHFTAEAVAQVIDWSARLSGDKDRLSIQFNRIIEVIVEAITWAKLDKAELVSRSHVRKAIEETRYRASLVEERIRRAFVDGVIRIDTEGEAIGQINGLAVIDLGDYAFGHPARITANTYMGKEGVVNIERETAMAGPIHNKGHLTLNSYLGMKYAQDMPLTLSASISFEQNYGGIEGDSASSTELYSLLSSLAEVPIDQSIAVTGSVDQFGNIQPIGGVNEKVEGFFSYCKERGLTGSQGVIIPHQNERHLMLNEEVVEAIEDGLFHVWKVHSVDEGIEVLTGIPAGNPNKRGNYPKNSIHGKVKAKLKKWMKDAARIHKEMSGTADKSVKAKKNKVEEQLL
- a CDS encoding endonuclease III domain-containing protein, producing the protein MSRLLSEVGGGLLSSFSSVGDDLLSVLDVLEELWGQEKNPMVSAFDDPLDGLMLTILSQNTNDNNRDRAFDKLKALYPLWEDVAAVTPDELADAIRVAGIANVKAARMLDVLKIIHDELGEYGLTRLKEREPDGVRAFLEGLPGVGPKTAACVLVFDMDIPAFPVDTHVARFCRRMEWVAPSANPVRIQEYMEKIVPDERKKGAHLNIISHGKSICKARKPICSRCPLADSCPSSETGR
- a CDS encoding GspE/PulE family protein translates to MESFKNVKLGDLLIKSNVLTEKQLESALEEQKQTGMRLGEILLKNGRLSEFQLVEALSKQLHLPMVSTSRYRPMPEALRLIPQNAAERLRVIPLTITDDGNLMVATADPLDLVAADELRMISGKEISFGLCPGSQILRDLGRIYTMQESLDDAEIEVVDSSSEGRELDLGIAIRDGAAADDAPVIKIVNNILEQGVREGASDIHIEPMEKSTQVRFRVDGQLFNALDFSRGLHPAVTSRIKIMGNIDISEKRKPQDGRILIRVLDRKVDLRVSTLPTIYGEKTVIRVLDQSNAMVGLEKLGFDQEDRDRLDRLLKIPYGIILVTGPTGSGKSTTLYSFLERINNPDVNIVTIEDPVEYSINGISQVQVSEKAGRTFSSVLRAILRQDPDKIMVGEIRDGETANLAIRAALTGHLVLSTLHTNDATSAPIRLEDMGVPPFLVASSLIAVIAQRLVRRLCENCKERYVIPDILCSELGIPQGSEAYRPQGCDACRGTGYSGRTSLFEIMELDDSIKDGIIDQDTASKIRTKAVKMGMRTLREAGVSKVLEGVTSMEEMMNVTI